From the Gordonia bronchialis DSM 43247 genome, one window contains:
- a CDS encoding FAD/NAD(P)-binding protein, whose translation MPGGPRGPGGPGSPPQRFPGRPGPPPGRPGPPVPPVPPVPPGPPPGQPGPPPRGAGGSVQGGDLTPELVDTDVWTDQMVEQAGIPVVDVPFVTVGSGIGSFVTVDYLRICGVPTDRIAVLGPQDVPWHSYEYLTRVSQIPRTERLRSDSASTPDNIWGFPSYAVREAWQDKKIGPLWNVLVEPIFANFYTPRAGHAFESMEKECHRIGYLNCLHRGQVRMIRRRAGGGYFTILTPPQGTSPTKRVAFRSQWVHVAIGYPGIKLLPDLQAFREKYRDASKVVNAYEPHEHIYQALQRKPGTVMIRGAGIVASRVLQRLIDDRDRYGLQTQIVHLFRTYIDKPHGPHIFMRRKGKDGWAYQGFNYPKSVWGGQLKARMRKLEGHERAQAYKLMGGTNTPVRDDWQEQLKRGRAEGWYRVAVGKAESLVPAQGGQGVLATVRVDPHAPIQQQHRPDGTFELYADYVIDCTGLEADVREHRLLADLLDHTGAGINPVGRMDVERNFELKGTRNGAGKIYASGSATLGGYFPGVDTFLGLQIAGLEIVDDLAAQGFCKRLWPGRSIRQWWRWVNNKGVD comes from the coding sequence GTGCCCGGCGGTCCTCGCGGTCCTGGCGGGCCGGGCAGTCCACCCCAGCGATTCCCGGGACGACCGGGTCCGCCACCGGGCCGGCCCGGGCCGCCGGTCCCGCCGGTCCCGCCGGTCCCGCCGGGACCGCCACCCGGACAACCGGGACCGCCACCGCGGGGTGCCGGCGGGTCGGTCCAGGGCGGTGATCTCACCCCCGAACTCGTCGACACCGACGTGTGGACCGATCAGATGGTCGAGCAGGCCGGCATCCCCGTCGTCGACGTGCCGTTCGTGACGGTCGGGTCGGGTATCGGGTCTTTCGTCACCGTCGACTATCTGCGCATCTGCGGGGTGCCGACGGACCGCATCGCCGTCCTCGGGCCGCAGGACGTGCCGTGGCACAGCTACGAGTACCTGACGCGGGTGTCGCAGATCCCGCGGACCGAGCGGCTGCGGTCGGATTCGGCGTCGACGCCGGACAACATCTGGGGGTTCCCGTCCTACGCGGTTCGTGAGGCGTGGCAGGACAAGAAGATCGGCCCGTTGTGGAATGTCCTGGTGGAACCCATCTTCGCCAATTTCTACACGCCACGCGCCGGGCACGCCTTCGAGTCGATGGAGAAGGAGTGCCACCGGATCGGTTACCTGAACTGCCTGCATCGCGGGCAGGTTCGGATGATCCGACGACGGGCCGGTGGTGGCTACTTCACGATTCTCACTCCGCCGCAGGGAACCTCGCCGACCAAGCGGGTCGCGTTCCGCAGCCAATGGGTGCACGTGGCCATCGGTTATCCGGGCATCAAGCTGCTACCCGACCTGCAGGCCTTCCGCGAGAAGTACCGCGACGCCAGCAAGGTGGTCAACGCCTACGAGCCGCATGAGCACATCTATCAGGCGCTGCAACGCAAACCCGGCACCGTCATGATCCGCGGCGCCGGGATCGTGGCCTCCCGCGTCCTGCAGCGACTGATCGACGACCGCGACCGCTACGGCCTGCAGACCCAGATCGTGCACCTCTTCCGCACCTACATCGACAAACCGCACGGACCGCATATCTTCATGCGCCGCAAGGGCAAAGACGGCTGGGCCTACCAGGGGTTCAACTATCCCAAGTCGGTGTGGGGCGGTCAGCTGAAGGCGCGGATGCGCAAACTCGAGGGCCATGAACGCGCCCAGGCGTACAAGCTGATGGGCGGCACCAACACCCCGGTGCGCGACGACTGGCAGGAACAACTCAAGCGGGGGCGTGCCGAGGGGTGGTATCGCGTCGCCGTCGGCAAGGCGGAGAGTCTCGTTCCGGCCCAGGGTGGGCAGGGCGTGCTGGCCACCGTGCGAGTGGATCCGCACGCACCGATCCAACAGCAGCACCGTCCGGACGGCACCTTCGAGCTCTACGCCGACTACGTCATCGACTGCACCGGACTCGAAGCCGACGTCCGCGAGCATCGTCTGCTCGCCGACCTCCTCGACCACACCGGCGCCGGGATCAACCCTGTGGGCCGCATGGACGTCGAACGCAACTTCGAGCTGAAGGGCACCCGCAACGGGGCGGGCAAGATCTACGCCTCCGGCAGCGCGACCCTCGGCGGGTACTTCCCGGGGGTCGATACTTTCCTCGGTCTGCAGATCGCCGGTCTGGAGATCGTCGATGACCTTGCGGCACAGGGGTTCTGCAAACGTCTTTGGCCGGGCCGATCGATCCGGCAGTGGTGGCGGTGGGTCAACAACAAGGGGGTGGACTGA
- a CDS encoding FHA domain-containing protein, with the protein MSTPTDTPSLTPTVTLIPGDGIVIRRPAFLCVIERSAPRELIREVMGLEASVAIPDRMPRRGRHLVRKLAELIATADEPVSIAFAAPDSAGIAIYMTGTVFAETDGERLEPDADEPFDRAVVWPYEGLGLYLADAVPAEPGEEFFDLVNGAVPSSGALLHTPLGLRGTEIHEIGAPPPRVRPEIRAEDPPATSSTPAPVADRKPETPARPPVVEPVAAQPEPPAPEPVPPAPMPDDEETESLTPPAPEPPAAQPFRSAALGGGEPFSSAPLGPHAPEPPAPPVDPHPGPAPVPPLHHDPLHAEPLEKRAPLPKQEHQKAATEVVKIEESRAHVHGIRCSRGHLNHPQSWLCGVCGIRMDQLTAILVEGERPPLGWLLLDNGSTYLLDEDLVIGREPGTAGRGGPKPIRVQDETGQLSRRHVEIRLVEWTVQLVDLGSANGTYVVDPLSGNRETRLPARRPHVLAPGSHVRIGGRHFIFESPHARI; encoded by the coding sequence TTGAGCACGCCAACCGACACCCCGAGTCTGACCCCCACGGTCACGCTGATCCCGGGCGACGGGATCGTGATCCGCCGGCCGGCGTTCCTCTGCGTCATCGAGAGGTCCGCGCCCCGCGAGCTGATCCGAGAGGTCATGGGTCTCGAGGCGAGTGTCGCCATCCCGGACCGCATGCCGCGACGTGGCCGTCACCTGGTCCGCAAGCTCGCCGAGCTCATCGCCACCGCCGACGAACCGGTGAGCATCGCCTTCGCCGCGCCGGACAGCGCCGGCATCGCCATCTACATGACCGGGACCGTGTTCGCCGAAACCGACGGCGAGCGCCTCGAACCCGACGCCGACGAACCCTTCGACCGGGCGGTCGTCTGGCCCTACGAGGGGCTCGGTCTGTACCTGGCGGACGCAGTACCCGCCGAGCCCGGTGAGGAGTTCTTCGACCTCGTCAACGGTGCGGTGCCGTCCAGCGGCGCGCTGCTGCACACGCCACTGGGCTTGCGCGGCACCGAGATCCACGAGATCGGCGCACCGCCGCCGCGGGTGCGCCCGGAGATCCGCGCCGAGGACCCGCCCGCGACCTCGTCGACGCCGGCACCGGTCGCGGACCGGAAGCCGGAAACGCCCGCCCGCCCGCCCGTCGTCGAACCGGTTGCCGCGCAACCCGAACCGCCGGCGCCGGAGCCCGTCCCCCCGGCCCCGATGCCCGATGACGAGGAGACCGAATCCCTGACCCCGCCCGCGCCGGAACCGCCTGCGGCGCAGCCGTTCCGTTCGGCCGCTCTCGGTGGTGGGGAGCCGTTCTCGTCGGCGCCGCTCGGTCCGCACGCGCCCGAACCGCCTGCGCCGCCGGTGGACCCGCACCCCGGCCCGGCGCCGGTGCCACCACTGCATCACGATCCGCTGCATGCCGAACCACTGGAGAAGCGGGCGCCACTACCCAAACAGGAACATCAGAAGGCGGCCACCGAGGTCGTCAAGATCGAGGAGTCCCGGGCCCATGTCCATGGGATTCGGTGCTCGCGTGGTCACCTCAATCATCCGCAGTCGTGGTTGTGTGGGGTCTGCGGCATCCGGATGGACCAGCTGACCGCGATCCTCGTGGAAGGGGAGCGGCCGCCGCTGGGCTGGCTGCTGCTGGACAACGGGTCGACCTACCTGCTTGACGAAGATCTGGTGATCGGCCGCGAACCCGGTACCGCCGGCCGCGGTGGCCCCAAACCGATTCGCGTGCAGGATGAGACCGGTCAGCTGTCCCGACGGCACGTCGAGATCCGGCTGGTGGAGTGGACAGTGCAGCTCGTCGACCTCGGGTCCGCGAACGGGACCTACGTGGTGGATCCGTTGAGCGGCAACCGGGAGACGCGGTTGCCCGCCCGACGTCCGCACGTCCTGGCGCCCGGTTCGCATGTGCGCATCGGTGGCCGGCACTTCATCTTCGAGTCACCGCACGCCCGGATCTGA
- a CDS encoding cation:proton antiporter yields the protein MDKHWIFFLLLDVGVIIAAARIGGAIARKFRQPAVVGEIAAGIALGPSLLGLIPGGIDTWLFPSDVRPLLGALAQIGLVLFMFIVGLELDMRLIRGRERASASISLSSIAVPFALGAALAVVLYPKHDVVDGKTIEFLAFALFLGIAMSITAFPVLARILTDRGMMRTPPGVFSLASAAIDDIVAWTLLAFVIAVISGGSPLEVARIVGLSLVYAAIMFLVVRPLLAKLITWRDSAGRMTPDLLAVILIGLFLSAAVTDIIGIHQIFGAFLFGAMMPKVGAEQLHREILERLEQVSVLLLLPMFFVVTGFSVDLAGIGLGGLWQLGLVLIVAVAGKFVGAYFGARVSAIPKRQSAAIAVLMNTRGLTELVILNAGLTLGVLTTELFSMMVVMALVTTVLTEPLLRLVYPDSVVANDIAAAERRLLGVGTTSRVMIVLPNLDGTPEELVARHRRLLGVGAGHDVVLVALLPTAPPGTVLEVGIPVIPDFAAMASAVEELNAVGSSLVGPTSVSVLCRFSADPVADLTQMAENANPDFIFLDAADIEVATRLSIAPVALVNETASADDEDTAVVCSVDDSRSGRTAILVAASLAVADVRRLVIETSMSRRRLAADLQAVRDRGVEVDIVANVKGALGQRLPLVVSASGTDPAVGIPARPLVVVDNSGTSEEALGDRADRLFLPRSSADSTPSAASSTTASSPEGH from the coding sequence ATGGACAAGCACTGGATCTTCTTTCTCCTGCTCGACGTGGGGGTCATCATCGCCGCCGCTCGGATCGGTGGTGCGATCGCACGCAAGTTCCGGCAGCCCGCGGTCGTCGGTGAGATCGCCGCGGGAATCGCACTGGGGCCCAGCCTGCTCGGTCTGATTCCCGGCGGCATCGACACCTGGCTGTTCCCCTCGGATGTGCGGCCGCTGCTCGGTGCACTGGCCCAGATCGGTCTCGTGCTCTTCATGTTCATCGTCGGGCTGGAACTCGACATGCGGCTGATCCGGGGCCGCGAGCGAGCGTCGGCCTCCATCTCGCTGTCGTCGATCGCGGTGCCGTTCGCGCTCGGGGCCGCGCTCGCGGTGGTGCTGTATCCCAAGCACGACGTCGTCGACGGCAAGACGATCGAGTTCCTCGCGTTCGCGTTGTTCCTCGGAATCGCGATGTCCATCACCGCTTTTCCGGTGCTGGCCAGAATCCTCACCGACCGCGGGATGATGCGTACGCCACCCGGCGTCTTCAGCCTCGCATCCGCGGCCATCGACGACATCGTGGCGTGGACGCTGCTGGCCTTCGTGATCGCGGTCATCTCCGGCGGCAGCCCCCTCGAGGTGGCCCGGATCGTCGGCCTGTCGCTGGTGTACGCCGCGATCATGTTCCTCGTCGTCCGGCCGCTGCTGGCCAAGCTGATCACGTGGCGTGATTCCGCCGGACGGATGACCCCGGATCTACTCGCGGTGATTCTGATCGGCTTGTTCCTCTCGGCCGCGGTGACCGACATCATCGGCATCCATCAGATCTTCGGCGCCTTCCTGTTCGGTGCGATGATGCCCAAAGTCGGTGCCGAGCAACTCCATCGCGAGATCTTGGAGCGGCTCGAACAGGTCAGCGTGCTGTTGCTGTTGCCGATGTTCTTCGTGGTCACCGGGTTCAGCGTCGACTTGGCCGGCATCGGCCTCGGCGGATTGTGGCAGCTTGGCCTGGTGCTGATCGTCGCGGTCGCGGGCAAGTTCGTCGGCGCGTACTTCGGGGCGCGGGTCAGTGCCATTCCCAAACGCCAGAGTGCGGCGATCGCCGTGCTGATGAACACGCGCGGACTCACCGAACTCGTGATCCTGAACGCCGGTCTCACGCTGGGTGTCCTCACCACCGAACTGTTCTCCATGATGGTGGTGATGGCACTGGTGACCACGGTGCTCACCGAACCGCTGCTACGCCTGGTGTATCCGGATTCGGTGGTGGCCAACGACATTGCGGCGGCCGAGCGGCGTCTGCTGGGAGTGGGTACCACGAGCCGGGTGATGATCGTGCTGCCGAATCTGGATGGGACGCCCGAGGAACTCGTCGCGCGTCACCGGAGGTTGCTGGGCGTCGGGGCCGGGCACGACGTGGTGCTGGTGGCCCTGTTGCCCACGGCGCCGCCCGGCACGGTGCTCGAGGTGGGTATACCGGTGATCCCCGACTTCGCGGCGATGGCGTCGGCGGTGGAGGAACTCAACGCGGTGGGTTCATCGCTGGTCGGCCCCACCTCGGTGTCGGTGTTGTGCCGCTTCAGCGCGGACCCCGTCGCCGATCTCACCCAGATGGCCGAGAACGCCAACCCGGACTTCATATTCCTCGACGCCGCCGACATCGAGGTCGCCACACGACTTTCCATCGCCCCGGTGGCGCTCGTCAACGAGACGGCGAGCGCCGACGACGAGGACACCGCGGTCGTGTGTTCGGTCGATGACAGCCGCAGCGGCCGGACCGCGATCCTCGTCGCCGCCTCGCTGGCCGTCGCTGACGTGCGGCGGTTGGTGATCGAGACGTCGATGTCGCGGCGCCGGCTGGCGGCCGACCTGCAGGCCGTACGCGACCGCGGGGTCGAGGTCGACATCGTCGCGAACGTCAAAGGTGCGCTCGGGCAGCGTCTCCCGCTGGTCGTCTCCGCGTCGGGTACCGACCCGGCGGTTGGAATTCCGGCCCGCCCGCTGGTCGTCGTCGACAACTCCGGCACCAGCGAAGAGGCTCTTGGCGACCGAGCCGACAGATTGTTCCTGCCACGCTCTTCGGCGGACTCGACACCGAGCGCCGCATCATCGACCACAGCTTCGTCACCGGAGGGGCACTGA
- a CDS encoding protein kinase domain-containing protein, translated as MATVEIPQQLADFTVLGKLGTGGNGTFYLAVPPPRLGLTTDRVVVKVFSGTCSDDAYRRGVRELRAFAAVRSPYLAALYDAVLQGQFMYAMEYFPLGSLGTPARPLSRTEKLTAIADAARGVDALHEAGIAHANITPSSIMVTDGGGRISDLGLARVLAADEPITSFAQPGAVQYMDPALLAGDVPSRATDIWSLGACLHVALTGQGVYGDIPDAQPLLAIRAALSTPPALSENLNRDERALIASCLALAGTRPATALEVADKIGELVAG; from the coding sequence ATGGCCACCGTCGAGATCCCGCAGCAGCTCGCGGATTTTACCGTCCTCGGCAAACTGGGCACCGGAGGAAACGGCACCTTCTACCTCGCCGTACCACCGCCACGTCTGGGGTTGACCACCGATCGAGTGGTCGTCAAGGTGTTCAGTGGCACGTGCAGCGACGACGCCTACCGTCGCGGGGTCCGCGAACTGCGTGCCTTTGCCGCGGTCCGCTCGCCGTATCTCGCGGCGCTCTACGATGCCGTGCTGCAGGGCCAGTTCATGTACGCGATGGAGTATTTCCCGCTCGGTTCGCTGGGAACGCCTGCGCGACCGTTGTCGAGGACGGAGAAGCTGACAGCCATCGCCGACGCCGCCCGTGGCGTGGATGCGTTGCACGAGGCGGGAATCGCCCATGCCAACATCACCCCGTCGAGCATCATGGTGACCGACGGCGGCGGTCGCATCTCCGATCTCGGGCTCGCGCGCGTCCTCGCCGCCGACGAACCGATCACCAGTTTCGCCCAGCCGGGGGCGGTGCAGTACATGGATCCTGCGCTGCTGGCCGGTGACGTGCCGTCACGCGCCACCGACATCTGGTCACTCGGTGCTTGTCTGCACGTGGCCCTGACCGGCCAGGGCGTCTACGGTGACATCCCGGATGCCCAGCCGCTGTTGGCAATTCGGGCCGCACTGTCGACGCCACCGGCATTGTCGGAGAACCTCAACCGCGACGAGCGCGCCCTCATCGCCAGCTGTCTGGCACTGGCCGGCACCCGCCCGGCCACCGCACTCGAGGTGGCCGACAAGATCGGGGAGCTCGTCGCGGGCTAG
- a CDS encoding HNH endonuclease, whose amino-acid sequence MFEAGRNTDEATLACAGESELAASAAAFTRLERQAMARKILAAYHLGRKVFDRHIAADYDRYRKKMPDKAAVRDVAWHFDVPAATAGRWLALGELLSHLPNVRAAFLAGDLTESRASLIAHALTALDENQYDAAEDAALGYAAEATTNSVLSELLDEMVIALDPDRAEQARHAYAARTQDVRFRKDLYGHVNISATLDIGDARTLQARLAAMIEHFLCRNDTRPPGQQRADALAAFIHDRTTLDCRCGDPHCTAPANQPPNDDEPEPGTPTSDANGDGAEDAHSDEDISNEGVSDAEDADGNDGHREDSDGDGDDSDGCVVDADIDADATTLDSDVDAPLPEEPDQPDDPEPEPQPSTEIAPRPVRVVVEVVTDAPTLAGLTGDMVPYIKGYGAIDPAHARELAANGTWQGMYRESQRFAHHTDPTQPDQTFGLLKPGRTRTAGTIIVPTHLTTTDGGTGSIVVRSRPPNPQPIDTTGHGGLTTPPPGALVYAPAEVLRRTIAHTDHHCRGPYCGRPVDQCHLDHIVPFNHQDPLAGGWTIAENLHPLCIPCHEFKHLGIWTPTMATGRTIIWRHVESGQIIITYP is encoded by the coding sequence ATGTTCGAAGCAGGCCGGAACACCGACGAGGCCACCCTGGCCTGCGCCGGTGAGTCCGAGCTGGCTGCTTCAGCCGCGGCGTTCACCCGCCTGGAACGCCAAGCCATGGCCCGCAAAATCCTTGCCGCCTACCACCTCGGACGCAAAGTGTTCGACCGCCACATCGCCGCCGACTACGACCGCTACCGCAAAAAGATGCCCGACAAAGCCGCCGTCCGCGACGTTGCCTGGCACTTCGACGTCCCCGCCGCCACCGCCGGACGCTGGCTCGCCCTCGGGGAGCTGCTTTCCCACCTCCCCAACGTGCGGGCCGCATTCCTGGCCGGTGACCTCACCGAATCCCGCGCCTCACTGATCGCGCACGCCCTGACCGCGTTGGATGAGAATCAGTACGACGCCGCCGAAGACGCCGCCCTCGGCTACGCCGCCGAAGCCACCACCAACAGCGTGCTCTCCGAACTGCTCGACGAGATGGTCATCGCGCTCGACCCCGACCGCGCCGAACAAGCCCGCCACGCGTATGCCGCCCGCACCCAAGACGTCCGATTCCGCAAAGACCTCTACGGACACGTCAACATCTCAGCCACCCTCGACATCGGCGACGCCCGCACCCTACAAGCCCGGCTCGCCGCGATGATCGAGCACTTCCTGTGCCGCAACGACACCCGCCCACCCGGCCAACAACGCGCCGACGCGCTCGCCGCCTTCATCCACGACCGCACCACCCTCGACTGCCGCTGCGGCGACCCCCACTGCACAGCACCCGCCAACCAACCACCCAACGACGACGAACCCGAACCCGGCACCCCCACCAGCGATGCCAACGGTGACGGCGCCGAGGACGCTCACAGCGACGAGGACATCAGCAACGAGGGCGTCAGCGACGCCGAAGACGCCGACGGCAACGACGGTCACCGTGAGGACAGCGATGGTGACGGTGACGACAGCGACGGATGCGTCGTCGATGCCGATATCGACGCTGACGCAACCACTCTCGACAGCGACGTGGATGCACCACTGCCGGAGGAACCCGACCAGCCCGACGACCCCGAACCCGAACCCCAGCCCTCGACCGAGATCGCGCCGAGGCCGGTACGAGTCGTCGTCGAAGTCGTCACCGACGCCCCCACCCTGGCCGGGCTGACCGGCGACATGGTGCCCTACATCAAAGGCTACGGCGCCATCGATCCCGCCCATGCCCGCGAACTCGCCGCCAACGGCACCTGGCAAGGCATGTACCGCGAAAGCCAACGCTTCGCCCACCACACCGACCCCACCCAACCCGACCAGACCTTCGGCCTGCTGAAACCCGGCCGGACCCGCACAGCCGGAACCATCATCGTGCCCACCCACCTCACCACCACCGACGGCGGCACCGGCAGCATCGTCGTACGCTCACGCCCACCCAACCCCCAACCCATCGACACCACCGGACACGGTGGACTCACCACACCACCACCCGGCGCCCTCGTGTATGCGCCTGCGGAGGTACTGCGGCGCACCATCGCCCACACCGACCACCACTGCCGCGGACCCTACTGCGGCCGACCCGTGGATCAATGCCACCTCGACCACATCGTGCCCTTCAACCACCAAGACCCCCTCGCAGGTGGCTGGACCATCGCCGAGAACCTCCACCCCCTGTGCATCCCCTGCCACGAATTCAAACACCTCGGCATCTGGACACCCACCATGGCCACCGGCCGGACGATCATCTGGCGACACGTCGAATCCGGCCAGATCATCATCACCTACCCGTGA
- a CDS encoding serine/threonine protein kinase — translation MSPGTIVSGHRIEAVLRHDASGITYRATGQRGPVDLTVLPADLSADPDFRRRFGRALDIAVRLRHPHLADVLGHGNDNGRLWIATTRLPGDTAGQLLRARPDGLDDASAVHIIADVGAGLDSAHRKGLVHRNVRPDTIVVAEADGTPHAVLTGFGLSRTADDARYHPANDIHSLVYTLVELLTGSAPVPDQPLPERISPALRVVIERALGGERNLRYRTCTEFTRAAELAITLSRPGSESAGQPSAGRSPGSSGSNAEEDAPATEIFDDPTIRARRLFTPRASPDRPTEVVTDRRAALQKNVAGPGPQPQPHRAARPTATPRRGRLRKAVVPILAVLAVVAVVVGGLVYLGSRNAPPGWSSAAQPIADTFPDLLPSRPGEQGWRDAGCKETTKDSVVGITCINPDNLTFVVWHTRTEAGHAAVVDDLPNRPGMARSWDEGPVFASPDTVSHGWVVTDFNDDKRRPYTVVTTWPGHTGRQVLDDWWQSAPFGS, via the coding sequence ATGTCACCCGGCACCATCGTCTCGGGCCACCGGATCGAGGCGGTGCTGCGCCACGATGCATCCGGAATCACCTATCGCGCCACTGGACAGCGCGGACCGGTCGATCTGACCGTCTTACCGGCCGACCTGTCCGCCGACCCCGACTTTCGCCGTCGTTTCGGACGTGCTCTCGATATCGCCGTCCGCCTCCGTCACCCCCATCTGGCTGATGTGCTCGGACACGGAAATGACAACGGACGGTTGTGGATTGCGACAACCCGTCTGCCCGGCGACACGGCGGGCCAACTGCTGCGAGCCCGGCCCGACGGGCTCGACGACGCCTCGGCGGTACACATCATCGCCGATGTCGGCGCCGGCCTGGACAGCGCCCACCGCAAGGGCCTGGTCCATCGCAATGTTCGCCCCGACACGATCGTGGTCGCCGAGGCCGACGGCACGCCCCACGCGGTCCTCACCGGATTCGGTCTGTCCCGGACCGCCGACGACGCCCGCTATCATCCGGCCAACGACATCCACTCCTTGGTGTACACCCTGGTGGAATTGCTCACCGGATCGGCACCCGTCCCCGATCAGCCACTGCCCGAACGCATTTCGCCCGCACTCCGGGTGGTTATCGAGCGCGCGCTGGGTGGTGAACGCAATTTGCGCTACCGGACATGCACCGAGTTCACCCGTGCCGCCGAACTCGCCATCACGTTGTCGCGGCCCGGGTCAGAGAGCGCCGGGCAACCATCCGCAGGACGGTCCCCCGGGTCGAGCGGGTCGAATGCCGAGGAGGATGCGCCCGCGACCGAGATTTTCGACGACCCGACCATCCGGGCCCGTCGACTGTTCACCCCACGCGCCAGCCCGGACCGGCCCACCGAGGTCGTCACCGACCGCCGTGCCGCGCTCCAGAAGAACGTCGCCGGACCCGGACCCCAACCACAACCGCACCGCGCCGCCCGGCCAACCGCCACTCCCCGTCGAGGGCGTCTACGTAAGGCGGTCGTCCCGATTCTGGCCGTCCTCGCCGTGGTCGCCGTGGTCGTCGGCGGGCTCGTCTACCTCGGCTCCCGCAACGCGCCGCCCGGCTGGTCGTCGGCGGCGCAGCCCATCGCCGACACGTTCCCCGACCTCCTCCCCAGCCGTCCCGGCGAACAGGGCTGGCGCGACGCCGGATGCAAAGAGACGACGAAGGACTCGGTTGTCGGCATCACCTGCATCAACCCCGACAATCTCACCTTCGTGGTCTGGCACACACGTACCGAGGCGGGTCATGCGGCAGTCGTCGACGACCTGCCGAACCGCCCCGGCATGGCCCGCAGCTGGGACGAGGGACCCGTATTCGCCAGCCCGGACACCGTCTCGCACGGCTGGGTCGTGACCGATTTCAACGACGACAAGCGCCGGCCGTACACGGTGGTCACCACCTGGCCCGGCCACACCGGACGGCAGGTTCTCGACGATTGGTGGCAGAGCGCACCTTTCGGTTCCTGA
- a CDS encoding universal stress protein, with the protein MNAILVGVDGSDASTGAVKWAAHAAAVEGAELKLVGVYDASTSDYAPGLIIPQDVIDAIRQDASDAVHAAADTAKEVAPGVPVATSIVDGDAARVLLELGKEASMIVLGTRGLGSIKGLFLGSVSTTVAAHAHGRVVVVAGAGGDGPVVVGVDDSPISDAAVAEAYRQASLRNATLIAVHTWTPLDADALHGYGIEPDEIERMSQDAVEAVAERLAGYASEYPDVKVERKVLPEEPAKALLDAAGEDAQLIVVGSRGRGGFRGLLLGSTSQKVMHQAHSPVMVVRN; encoded by the coding sequence ATGAACGCGATTCTTGTCGGTGTGGACGGATCGGATGCGTCGACCGGTGCGGTGAAGTGGGCGGCGCACGCGGCTGCCGTCGAAGGTGCCGAACTCAAACTCGTAGGCGTCTATGACGCCAGCACGAGCGATTACGCCCCCGGGCTGATCATCCCGCAGGACGTCATCGACGCAATCCGTCAGGACGCCTCGGACGCTGTGCACGCAGCTGCCGACACCGCCAAGGAAGTGGCCCCGGGAGTTCCGGTCGCGACGTCGATCGTCGACGGAGACGCGGCGCGCGTGCTCCTCGAACTCGGCAAGGAAGCGTCGATGATCGTGCTCGGCACCCGTGGACTCGGCAGCATCAAAGGTCTGTTTCTCGGCTCGGTGAGCACCACCGTCGCCGCGCATGCGCACGGCCGAGTGGTCGTGGTGGCCGGTGCCGGTGGCGATGGTCCGGTCGTGGTGGGCGTCGACGATTCGCCGATCAGCGATGCCGCCGTAGCCGAGGCGTACCGGCAGGCTTCGTTGCGCAACGCCACCCTGATCGCGGTGCACACCTGGACGCCACTGGACGCGGATGCGCTGCACGGCTACGGCATCGAACCCGACGAGATCGAGCGGATGTCGCAGGACGCCGTGGAGGCCGTCGCCGAGCGACTGGCCGGATATGCGTCGGAGTATCCCGACGTCAAGGTCGAACGCAAGGTGCTGCCGGAAGAGCCCGCGAAGGCGCTGCTCGACGCGGCCGGTGAGGACGCCCAGCTGATCGTCGTCGGCAGCCGCGGCCGCGGTGGCTTCCGTGGCCTGCTGCTCGGTTCGACGAGCCAGAAGGTCATGCACCAGGCGCACAGCCCGGTGATGGTCGTCCGGAACTGA
- the soxR gene encoding redox-sensitive transcriptional activator SoxR, with protein sequence MALKKLELSVGELAQRAGIAPSAVRFYEEQGLIFSRRTSGNQRRYHRAMLRRVAFIRASQSAGIPLAVIGEVLAELGDHESPPKALWEAASQRWIADINHRIALLENMRDMIGSCVGCGCLSLGECHLLNPGDELNQLGPGPRRLMRD encoded by the coding sequence ATGGCCCTGAAGAAGCTCGAACTCTCCGTGGGAGAGCTTGCGCAGCGGGCCGGGATCGCGCCGTCGGCGGTCCGATTCTATGAAGAGCAAGGGCTCATCTTCTCCCGCCGTACCTCCGGAAACCAGCGCCGGTATCACCGTGCGATGTTGCGTCGGGTGGCGTTCATCCGTGCATCGCAGTCCGCGGGGATTCCGCTGGCCGTCATCGGTGAGGTCCTCGCCGAACTCGGCGACCACGAGTCGCCACCGAAGGCCTTGTGGGAGGCCGCATCTCAACGCTGGATCGCCGACATCAACCACCGCATCGCACTACTGGAGAACATGCGCGACATGATCGGATCCTGCGTCGGCTGCGGGTGTCTGTCGCTGGGGGAGTGTCACCTGCTCAATCCGGGTGATGAACTCAACCAGTTGGGGCCCGGACCGCGCCGCCTCATGCGCGACTAG